In Streptomyces sp. NBC_00414, a single window of DNA contains:
- a CDS encoding eCIS core domain-containing protein — MRAQESQADKAGGDQTRARPTTKRNTTVDRILALQRAAGNAAVTQELQRRQHQHGEGCGHSPEVQRSMVDQVIKSPGTRMNGALLKETAGWFGGEDFSRVKLHTDTVALQSAKAIGARAYTAGENVVWDGKDKPTLIHELQHVKDQRRGAVPGTDNGSGLKVSSKNDWGEKRADAIEARARSGAPPVQRAAGTEGAAEGAADTE, encoded by the coding sequence ATGCGCGCGCAGGAGTCCCAGGCCGACAAGGCCGGTGGTGATCAGACACGGGCCCGCCCGACGACGAAGCGGAACACCACCGTGGACCGGATCCTGGCACTGCAGAGGGCCGCGGGCAATGCGGCGGTGACCCAGGAACTGCAGAGGCGGCAGCACCAGCACGGCGAGGGCTGCGGGCACAGCCCGGAGGTCCAGCGCTCGATGGTGGACCAGGTGATCAAGTCCCCGGGCACCCGGATGAACGGCGCGCTGCTCAAGGAGACGGCCGGCTGGTTCGGCGGCGAGGACTTCAGCCGCGTGAAGCTGCACACGGACACGGTCGCCCTGCAGTCCGCCAAGGCGATCGGCGCCCGGGCGTACACCGCAGGCGAGAACGTGGTCTGGGACGGCAAGGACAAGCCGACGCTCATCCACGAGCTGCAGCACGTCAAGGACCAGCGCAGGGGCGCCGTCCCCGGCACCGACAACGGCTCGGGCCTGAAGGTCTCCAGCAAGAACGACTGGGGCGAGAAGCGGGCGGACGCGATCGAGGCGCGGGCGAGGAGCGGGGCGCCCCCGGTGCAGCGCGCGGCCGGTACCGAGGGCGCGGCCGAGGGTGCGGCCGACACCGAGTAG
- a CDS encoding DUF4255 domain-containing protein: MIHEVDEVLKRLLGGGALAGSGIDISFEAPTRDWAARRNAPTINTYLYDIREDVSRRQRGHTAVRDERDIVVRRRQPPRWFRLSYLVTAWTKQPQDEHRLLSAALATLLPHELMPASELPGPLGALGLSIPLTVAGLHTESRSLAEIWSAMGGELKPSLDLVVTAPFPAFPEYDAGPPVTEGAGVRVRGMDGTLEGSQERRHQPRHLRSSPLAPDDRGDSGRRENTGERENTADRQNTGERQK, from the coding sequence GTGATCCACGAGGTGGACGAGGTCCTCAAGCGGCTGCTCGGGGGCGGTGCGCTGGCCGGGTCCGGCATCGACATCTCCTTCGAGGCGCCGACCCGCGACTGGGCGGCCCGGCGCAACGCGCCGACCATCAACACCTACTTGTACGACATCCGCGAGGACGTCTCCCGGCGCCAGCGCGGCCACACCGCCGTCCGCGACGAGCGCGACATCGTCGTACGCCGTCGTCAGCCGCCCCGCTGGTTCCGGCTGTCCTACCTGGTCACCGCGTGGACCAAGCAGCCCCAGGACGAACACCGGCTGCTGTCCGCGGCGTTGGCGACCCTGCTGCCCCACGAACTGATGCCCGCCAGTGAACTGCCGGGCCCGCTGGGCGCGCTGGGCCTGTCCATCCCGCTCACGGTGGCGGGGCTGCACACCGAGTCCCGGTCGCTCGCCGAGATCTGGTCCGCGATGGGCGGCGAACTCAAACCGTCCCTGGACCTCGTCGTCACGGCGCCCTTCCCGGCCTTCCCCGAGTACGACGCCGGTCCCCCGGTCACGGAGGGCGCGGGTGTGCGCGTGCGCGGCATGGACGGCACGCTGGAGGGCTCGCAGGAACGCAGGCACCAGCCACGGCACCTCAGGTCCTCACCGCTGGCCCCCGACGACCGCGGGGACAGCGGCCGACGCGAGAACACCGGTGAGCGGGAGAACACCGCGGACCGGCAGAACACCGGAGAACGGCAGAAGTGA
- a CDS encoding hydrolase: MSLWTSLEPASATVDPGGSTTVRLRLRNTGDVVDEYRFEAVGPLAPWTRVEPQTLRLYPGTTGSVDLAFAPPRTPDATAGPNPYAVRITPTEHPEATTVPEGNLTITPFTEVRAELVPPTVKGRFRGRPRLAVDNLGNTKLTASVSGSDNGDQLSYDIYPSNVQIEPGRAAFVKTTLKPRQIIWFGSKEDRPYNLAVQRSGVEPLDVAGTYVQKGFLPRWLATFLGVFMALAITFVMLWIAYKPQVRSAATEKLQEAGISTLPPSPTASPPMPSAPTAAATTPPPAAETQAAGGAAAGAGGGGGSEDKETKAPERTAATAVQELAAEEPDKKHICYRAFVKDKGWTEAVCDGETAGTVGQETPLKSLNIAVSGTKGTASAAFVYDPDSTNGRGHYNAPWSGAADGIDNYIGSTKKDAPNLLGFTINVGNGAGAVCQNAHIRNGAWLGLGCDKPGEGEGFIFGGTLDNALWLEAVKFTV, translated from the coding sequence GTGAGCCTTTGGACTTCCTTGGAGCCCGCCTCCGCGACCGTGGACCCGGGTGGCAGTACGACTGTGCGGCTGCGTCTGCGCAACACCGGTGACGTGGTGGACGAGTACCGCTTCGAGGCGGTCGGTCCGCTGGCACCCTGGACGAGGGTCGAGCCGCAGACGCTGCGGCTGTATCCGGGTACGACGGGTTCGGTGGACCTGGCGTTCGCGCCTCCCCGGACGCCGGACGCGACGGCGGGTCCGAATCCGTACGCGGTGCGGATCACGCCGACCGAGCATCCGGAGGCGACCACTGTCCCGGAGGGCAATCTCACGATCACTCCGTTCACGGAGGTGCGGGCGGAGCTGGTGCCGCCGACGGTGAAGGGGCGTTTCCGGGGTCGTCCGAGGCTGGCCGTGGACAACCTGGGCAATACGAAGTTGACGGCGTCGGTCAGCGGCAGCGACAACGGGGATCAGCTGTCGTACGACATCTATCCGTCGAATGTGCAGATCGAGCCGGGGCGTGCGGCGTTCGTGAAGACGACGCTGAAGCCGCGGCAGATCATCTGGTTCGGTTCGAAGGAGGACCGGCCCTACAACCTGGCGGTGCAGCGGTCCGGTGTGGAGCCGCTGGACGTGGCGGGCACGTATGTCCAGAAGGGGTTCCTGCCGCGCTGGCTGGCGACCTTCCTCGGCGTGTTCATGGCTCTCGCGATCACCTTCGTGATGCTGTGGATCGCCTACAAGCCCCAGGTCCGCAGCGCGGCGACGGAGAAGCTCCAGGAAGCCGGCATCAGCACCCTGCCGCCCAGCCCCACGGCGTCGCCGCCCATGCCGAGCGCTCCCACCGCCGCCGCGACCACACCCCCGCCCGCCGCGGAGACGCAGGCCGCGGGCGGAGCGGCGGCCGGTGCGGGAGGCGGCGGCGGTTCCGAGGACAAGGAGACCAAGGCTCCGGAGCGGACCGCGGCGACCGCCGTCCAGGAACTGGCCGCGGAGGAGCCGGACAAGAAGCACATCTGCTACCGGGCCTTCGTGAAGGACAAGGGCTGGACGGAAGCCGTGTGCGACGGCGAGACGGCCGGCACCGTGGGGCAGGAGACGCCGCTCAAGAGCCTCAACATCGCCGTGTCGGGCACCAAGGGCACGGCGAGTGCGGCCTTCGTGTACGACCCCGACTCGACCAATGGCCGGGGGCACTACAACGCGCCGTGGTCGGGGGCCGCCGACGGCATCGACAACTACATCGGCAGCACCAAGAAGGACGCGCCGAATCTGCTGGGCTTCACGATCAATGTCGGCAACGGTGCGGGGGCCGTCTGCCAGAACGCGCACATTCGTAACGGGGCGTGGCTCGGGCTGGGGTGCGACAAGCCGGGTGAGGGTGAGGGGTTCATCTTCGGGGGGACGCTCGACAACGCGTTGTGGCTCGAAGCGGTCAAGTTCACCGTGTGA
- a CDS encoding RICIN domain-containing protein produces MSLWTSLEPASATVDPGGSTTVRLRLRNTGDVVDEYRFEAVGPLAPWTRVEPQALRLYPGTTGSVDLTFAPPRTPDATAGPNPYAVRITPTEHPEATTVPEGNLTITPFTEVRAELVPPTVKGRFRGRPKLAVDNLGNTKLTASVSGSDNGDQLSYDIYPSNVQIEPGRAAFVKTTLKPRQIIWFGSKEDRPYNLAVQRSGVEPLDVPGTYVQKGFLPRWLATFLGVFMALAITFVMLWIAYKPQVRSAATEKLQEAGISTLAPSPSPTPEAPKAPSVEPEPSQSVPGASDGDGGGGGAAPSPTKTKQAPKSVVPATNILLRNPTTKMCADLPGRDKGKATGRVQQATCTQKTAEDNQLWNLEVRYPKSGPGGNALFLIRNVKDQLCMDLPNAGAQPVQVGIYESPCDGTTADNDLWWIDKQESGAYWIRNFASNNKCLDVAGFSTGGVDTNLTLYHCSNSDDQEWLVIHPSEG; encoded by the coding sequence GTGAGCCTTTGGACTTCTCTGGAACCCGCCTCCGCGACCGTGGACCCGGGTGGCAGTACGACTGTGCGGCTGCGTCTGCGCAACACCGGTGACGTGGTGGACGAGTACCGCTTCGAGGCGGTCGGTCCACTGGCACCCTGGACCAGAGTGGAGCCGCAGGCACTGCGGCTGTACCCGGGGACGACAGGCTCGGTGGACCTGACCTTCGCCCCACCGAGGACGCCGGACGCGACGGCAGGGCCCAACCCGTACGCGGTGCGGATCACGCCGACCGAGCATCCGGAGGCGACCACCGTCCCGGAGGGCAATCTCACGATCACTCCGTTCACGGAGGTGCGGGCGGAGCTGGTGCCGCCGACGGTGAAGGGGCGTTTCCGGGGCCGTCCGAAGCTGGCCGTGGACAATCTGGGCAATACGAAGCTGACGGCATCGGTCAGCGGCAGCGACAACGGTGATCAGCTGTCGTACGACATCTACCCGTCCAACGTGCAGATCGAGCCCGGGCGGGCGGCGTTCGTGAAGACGACGCTGAAGCCGCGGCAGATCATCTGGTTCGGTTCGAAGGAGGACCGGCCCTACAACCTGGCGGTGCAGCGGTCGGGTGTGGAGCCATTGGACGTGCCGGGCACGTATGTCCAGAAGGGGTTCCTGCCGCGGTGGCTGGCGACCTTCCTCGGTGTGTTCATGGCTCTCGCGATCACCTTCGTGATGCTGTGGATCGCCTACAAGCCGCAAGTGCGCAGTGCCGCGACGGAGAAGCTCCAGGAAGCCGGCATCAGCACCCTGGCACCGTCGCCTTCACCGACCCCCGAGGCGCCGAAGGCACCGTCCGTCGAACCGGAGCCCAGCCAGTCCGTTCCGGGGGCGTCCGACGGTGATGGAGGAGGCGGCGGGGCCGCCCCGTCACCGACGAAGACCAAGCAGGCGCCCAAGAGCGTGGTCCCCGCGACCAACATCCTGCTGCGGAACCCGACCACCAAGATGTGCGCCGACCTCCCGGGCCGCGACAAGGGCAAGGCGACCGGCCGCGTACAGCAGGCCACCTGCACCCAGAAGACGGCGGAGGACAACCAGCTCTGGAACCTGGAGGTGCGCTATCCGAAGAGCGGCCCCGGCGGCAACGCCCTCTTCCTGATCCGCAACGTCAAGGACCAGCTCTGCATGGACCTGCCGAATGCCGGCGCTCAGCCCGTCCAGGTGGGGATATACGAGTCCCCGTGCGACGGCACGACGGCCGACAACGACCTGTGGTGGATCGACAAGCAGGAGAGCGGCGCCTACTGGATCCGCAACTTCGCCAGCAACAACAAGTGCCTGGACGTCGCCGGGTTCAGCACCGGCGGAGTCGACACGAACCTGACGCTCTACCACTGCTCCAACTCCGACGACCAGGAGTGGCTGGTCATCCACCCGTCTGAGGGCTGA
- a CDS encoding helix-turn-helix transcriptional regulator, translating to MRSSFGTAAPGTAEPESRIPVAVHASDPITKEGALSQLRQHPVIDLREETETGPDTVALLISETLDENALSRLRRLVRSEGARAVLVVSMIRETELLDVIECGVGAIVWRHEATAHRLVQAVVAASRGDGDLPADLLGRLISQVGSLHRTASSHPGAPSSGLAPREVDVLRLVAEGLDTGEIASKLSYSERTVKNVMHGLTTRLHLRNRAHAVAHALREGYI from the coding sequence TTGCGCAGCTCATTTGGGACCGCGGCTCCGGGCACGGCAGAGCCCGAGTCCCGAATACCGGTGGCGGTACACGCCTCGGACCCGATCACCAAGGAGGGGGCACTCAGCCAGCTGCGGCAGCACCCGGTGATCGACCTCCGCGAGGAGACCGAGACCGGACCGGACACGGTCGCACTGCTGATCAGCGAGACGCTGGACGAGAACGCGCTCTCCCGGCTGCGCAGACTGGTGCGCAGCGAGGGCGCCCGCGCCGTCCTCGTGGTGAGCATGATCCGCGAGACCGAACTGCTCGACGTCATCGAGTGCGGGGTCGGCGCCATCGTGTGGCGCCACGAGGCCACCGCGCACCGGCTGGTGCAGGCCGTCGTCGCGGCCTCACGGGGTGACGGGGACCTGCCCGCCGATCTGCTCGGCCGGCTGATCAGCCAGGTCGGTTCGCTGCACCGCACAGCGAGCAGCCATCCCGGTGCCCCGTCCTCGGGGCTCGCACCGCGTGAGGTGGATGTGCTCAGACTCGTCGCCGAGGGGCTCGACACCGGAGAGATCGCCAGCAAGCTGTCCTACTCCGAACGGACCGTCAAGAACGTGATGCACGGGCTCACCACCCGACTGCATCTGCGCAACCGGGCGCATGCGGTGGCACATGCCCTGCGCGAAGGCTACATCTGA
- a CDS encoding ATP-binding protein, with product MLLLRLARLRDRVAELVDERASGDPTAGDPLRGLYLSDEAVRHLLGPVTVSYTSAFEDGPEDGHEDGDRHGDGDGHEAGDVHGEEGEGDGDGDGDREEDGRPPGADRLELLAVRLGLTELDFRILLIALAPDLERSFESLYGYLNDDVSRRRATTGLALDLCGLPVHFAGARARFHPSAPLTALGLLSVEDPERPFLSRSLRVPDRLIAHLLGDDTLDPALVGHVHPLVTAAPSHDDEFTAKLADRLSTAPLTVYLREHRDGDGLAGAAAALRAAGYEAMHFTGPEDRVPELLREARLRDAAVVASALPEQPGPLVRALAHSGVPVLLTGSRPYDPQWCEHDPLVLDAPRQRAGAVDVWSAALRQEPGFDLAATVAPYRLGGDRILRAAYAAESLAVFDGTPLTAAHLRLAARQQSASGLERHARRIRPDVGWEDLVLPDKPLVQLHELALRARHRDQVLGDWRLSAGGGRGRGVLGLFAGDSGTGKTLSAEVVAAELGLDLYVVQLSSIVDKFVGETEKNLERIFTEADRTDAVLLFDEADAVFGKRSEVKDSHDKYANMESAYLLQRLESFDGIALLTTNLRANIDEAFTRRLDMVVDFPFPDSGQRLALWRHSLSAVPCAEDTDPSAVARDFELAGGSIRSAVVTAAYAAAGRGAPVTTADLREGAEREYRKAGRLVPGEGNW from the coding sequence ATGCTCCTGCTCCGCCTGGCCCGACTGCGCGACCGTGTGGCCGAGTTGGTCGACGAGCGCGCCTCGGGCGACCCCACGGCGGGCGATCCGCTGCGCGGCCTGTACCTCTCCGACGAGGCCGTACGGCACCTTCTCGGGCCCGTGACGGTCTCGTACACCTCCGCCTTCGAGGACGGCCCGGAAGACGGGCACGAGGACGGGGACAGGCACGGGGACGGGGACGGGCATGAGGCTGGGGACGTGCACGGCGAAGAAGGAGAGGGAGACGGGGACGGGGACGGAGACAGGGAGGAAGACGGCCGGCCGCCGGGTGCCGACCGGCTGGAGCTGCTGGCGGTGCGTCTCGGGCTCACCGAGCTGGACTTCCGGATCCTGCTCATCGCCCTCGCACCCGACCTGGAGCGCTCCTTCGAGTCGCTGTACGGGTACCTCAACGACGACGTCAGCAGGCGCCGGGCCACCACCGGGCTCGCCCTCGACCTGTGCGGGCTGCCCGTGCACTTCGCCGGGGCGCGGGCCCGCTTCCACCCCTCGGCGCCGCTGACCGCGCTCGGCCTGCTGAGCGTCGAGGATCCCGAACGTCCCTTCCTCAGCCGGTCGTTGCGCGTACCCGACCGGCTGATCGCGCATCTGCTCGGCGACGACACCCTGGACCCCGCCCTCGTCGGCCACGTCCACCCGCTCGTGACCGCCGCGCCCTCGCACGACGACGAGTTCACCGCCAAGCTGGCCGACCGGCTGAGCACCGCGCCCCTCACCGTCTATCTGCGCGAACACCGCGATGGCGACGGGCTCGCCGGTGCCGCCGCCGCCCTGCGCGCCGCCGGGTACGAGGCCATGCACTTCACGGGCCCCGAGGACCGCGTACCCGAACTCCTGCGTGAGGCCCGGCTGCGGGACGCCGCCGTCGTCGCGTCCGCCCTGCCGGAGCAGCCCGGCCCGCTCGTACGGGCCCTGGCGCACTCCGGCGTGCCGGTGCTGCTCACCGGGTCGCGGCCGTACGACCCGCAGTGGTGCGAGCACGACCCGCTGGTCCTCGACGCGCCCCGGCAACGGGCCGGCGCGGTGGACGTCTGGTCGGCCGCCCTGCGCCAGGAGCCCGGCTTCGACCTCGCGGCCACCGTGGCCCCCTACCGGCTGGGCGGCGACCGCATCCTGCGGGCCGCGTACGCCGCCGAGAGCCTCGCCGTCTTCGACGGCACCCCGCTGACCGCCGCCCATCTGCGGCTCGCGGCGCGGCAGCAGTCCGCCTCGGGCCTGGAGCGGCATGCCCGCAGGATCCGGCCCGACGTGGGCTGGGAGGACCTCGTCCTGCCCGACAAGCCCCTCGTGCAGTTGCACGAACTGGCCCTGCGGGCCCGCCACCGCGACCAGGTCCTCGGCGACTGGCGGCTCAGCGCCGGCGGCGGCCGGGGCCGCGGGGTCCTCGGGCTCTTCGCGGGGGACTCCGGCACCGGCAAGACCCTGTCGGCCGAGGTCGTCGCCGCCGAACTGGGCCTGGACCTCTACGTGGTGCAGCTCTCCTCGATCGTCGACAAGTTCGTGGGCGAGACCGAGAAGAACCTGGAGCGGATCTTCACCGAGGCCGACCGCACGGACGCGGTGCTGCTCTTCGACGAGGCGGACGCGGTCTTCGGCAAGCGCTCCGAGGTCAAGGACTCCCACGACAAGTACGCCAACATGGAGAGCGCCTACCTGCTCCAGCGGCTGGAGTCCTTCGACGGCATCGCGCTGCTCACCACCAACCTGCGCGCCAACATCGACGAGGCGTTCACCCGGCGCCTGGACATGGTGGTCGACTTCCCGTTCCCCGACTCCGGCCAGCGCCTGGCCCTGTGGCGGCACAGCCTGTCCGCGGTGCCGTGCGCGGAGGACACCGACCCCTCGGCGGTCGCCCGCGACTTCGAACTGGCGGGCGGCTCGATCCGCAGCGCGGTCGTCACCGCCGCCTACGCGGCCGCCGGACGCGGCGCCCCCGTCACGACGGCGGACCTGCGCGAGGGCGCCGAGCGGGAGTACCGCAAGGCGGGCCGGCTGGTCCCCGGCGAGGGCAACTGGTAG